In Cicer arietinum cultivar CDC Frontier isolate Library 1 chromosome 1, Cicar.CDCFrontier_v2.0, whole genome shotgun sequence, one DNA window encodes the following:
- the LOC101494633 gene encoding non-specific lipid-transfer protein 8, with translation MKSSSITFASLMLLILITSNSEAAITCSDVIKDLKPCLSYLVSGSGQPPSACCSGAKALASVVSTSEDKKATCNCIKSTAKSVKINSQLAKALPGNCGINTPISVSPDADCSKIG, from the exons ATGAAATCATCTTCAATTACATTTGCCTCTCTTATGCTTCTCATCCTTATTACCTCAAATTCAGAGGCTGCAATTACATGCAGTGATGTGATTAAAGACTTGAAACCTTGTTTGAGTTATTTGGTTAGTGGAAGTGGACAACCACCAAGTGCATGTTGCTCTGGAGCTAAAGCTCTTGCCTCTGTTGTATCAACATCAGAGGATAAAAAAGCTACTTGCAACTGCATCAAATCCACTGCTAAGAGTGTTAAAATTAACTCACAATTGGCTAAGGCTCTTCCAGGAAATTGTGGAATTAATACCCCTATTAGTGTCTCTCCAGATGCTGATTGTTCCAA GATTGGTTAA